From a region of the Thiorhodovibrio winogradskyi genome:
- a CDS encoding endoglucanase gives MLISGHLNLLPLNRQWDQPSLAEREAAQPAATHPADDKTEQRPFTPRPVLEPEQAERFSRRHARSSALAVEENSPRARQALDAYHDVSTNQEREYVRAVFGVDIYV, from the coding sequence ATGCTGATTTCCGGCCATCTTAACCTCCTTCCTCTTAACCGTCAGTGGGATCAGCCCTCGCTTGCGGAGCGTGAGGCCGCGCAGCCGGCGGCAACCCATCCGGCGGATGATAAAACCGAGCAAAGGCCCTTTACGCCGCGACCTGTGCTCGAGCCCGAGCAAGCCGAGCGCTTCAGCCGTCGTCACGCACGCTCCTCGGCTCTAGCGGTCGAGGAAAACAGCCCCAGGGCCCGCCAGGCACTTGATGCCTATCATGATGTGAGCACCAATCAGGAGCGCGAGTATGTGCGCGCTGTCTTCGGTGTGGACATCTACGTCTGA
- a CDS encoding response regulator, whose protein sequence is MNLAKKTVLIVDDFQNMRSTLRQMLLSIGFERITPVATGEEALAALRAKRFDVVVCDYNLGDGIDGQQLLDQARTEGVINLATVFVMVTAENSNEMVMGALEFAPDAYVSKPFTKDLFRVRLGRALQRREPLAPVAAALGSQGPVAALEALEVLLGNNPPNRLDLLRIRAELALSTGNLDAAEAACAEAMAGKPLAWALTRRGEIAEARGDTVAAETLYRESIKLTSHYMAAHDRLAALCEQQGRAEEALEVLVAALERSPKSLRRQRALARLATRLQRYQLAEPAWRRAIQIAQQMGLPDAADYLGLIKVLVVRGDLREARQRTKTMSRRCADDRQLGYWELAARVLCLQLSDGAEHKSLLQELDGLLDKAPLPKRVGAALADAVASIGELARYPALAALRVKETDT, encoded by the coding sequence ATGAATCTGGCGAAGAAAACAGTGCTGATCGTCGATGATTTCCAGAATATGCGCAGCACGCTGCGGCAGATGCTGTTGTCGATCGGCTTTGAGCGAATCACGCCCGTGGCCACCGGTGAGGAGGCATTGGCGGCGCTGCGCGCCAAACGCTTCGATGTTGTTGTGTGCGACTACAATCTCGGTGACGGGATTGACGGCCAGCAATTGCTTGATCAGGCGCGCACCGAGGGCGTGATCAATCTTGCCACTGTTTTTGTGATGGTGACGGCCGAAAACTCCAACGAGATGGTGATGGGCGCACTCGAGTTCGCGCCCGATGCCTATGTCTCCAAGCCCTTTACCAAAGACCTGTTTCGCGTGCGTCTTGGGCGCGCGTTGCAGCGACGCGAGCCCCTAGCGCCAGTGGCGGCTGCTTTAGGCTCTCAGGGGCCAGTCGCGGCACTGGAGGCGCTTGAGGTGTTGCTTGGCAACAATCCACCCAATCGTCTTGATCTGCTGCGTATCCGCGCCGAGCTGGCACTATCCACGGGCAATCTTGATGCCGCCGAGGCCGCCTGTGCCGAGGCCATGGCCGGGAAACCTCTGGCCTGGGCACTAACGCGGCGTGGCGAGATTGCCGAAGCGAGAGGAGATACGGTTGCTGCCGAGACGCTGTATCGGGAATCGATCAAGCTGACGTCGCACTATATGGCGGCGCATGACCGCCTGGCCGCGCTTTGCGAACAGCAGGGTCGAGCGGAGGAAGCGCTCGAGGTGCTGGTGGCGGCACTGGAACGCTCGCCCAAGTCGTTACGTCGCCAGCGCGCTTTGGCACGGCTGGCAACCCGGTTGCAGCGCTATCAACTGGCTGAGCCGGCGTGGCGCCGCGCGATTCAAATCGCGCAGCAGATGGGGTTGCCAGACGCGGCTGATTATCTGGGTTTGATCAAGGTGCTGGTGGTGCGTGGTGACCTGCGTGAGGCGCGGCAGCGCACCAAGACCATGAGCCGGCGTTGTGCCGATGATAGACAGCTGGGTTACTGGGAACTTGCGGCCAGAGTGCTATGTTTGCAACTAAGTGATGGCGCGGAGCACAAATCTCTGCTACAAGAGCTTGATGGCCTGCTTGACAAGGCACCGCTGCCCAAACGCGTGGGCGCCGCGCTAGCCGATGCCGTGGCAAGCATTGGTGAGCTGGCGCGTTATCCGGCATTGGCAGCCTTGCGCGTAAAGGAGACTGACACATGA